A genomic window from Purpureocillium takamizusanense chromosome 2, complete sequence includes:
- the GAL10 gene encoding UDP-glucose-4-epimerase (EggNog:ENOG503NVGX~COG:Q), whose translation MAVGTVLVTGGTGYIGSFTTLALLEHGYDVVIVDSLYNSSKVAIDRIELLCGRRPDFYQVDVTDEKGLDEVFAKHPAIDSVIHFAALKAVGESGDIPLEYYRVNVGGSIALLRSMERHGVSNIVFSSSATVYGDATRFPNMIPIPEHCPIGPTNTYGRTKSMIEDVITDFIKAQRNTLQKAGKPHEQWNGALLRYFNPCGAHPSGIMGEDPQGVPYNLLPLLGKVATGDRDKLLVFGKDYASRDGTAIRDYIHVVDLARGHLVALNYLRENKPGVKAWNLGSGRGSTVFEMIKAFGAVVGRELPYEVVDRRPGDVLDLTANPALANEELKWKTELMMEKACEDLWRWVDNNPQGYRQEPPAKLLDAVKAKKA comes from the exons ATGGCCGTCGGCACCGTTCTCGTCACCGG TGGCACCGGCTACATTGGCTCCTTCAcgaccctcgccctcctcgaacACGGCTACGATGTCGTGATTGTTGACAGCCTCTACAACTCGTCCAAGGTCGCCATCGACCGCATCGAGCTCctctgcggccgccgccccgacttCTACCAAGTCGACGTGACCGACGAaaagggcctcgacgaggtcttTGCCAAGCAccccgccatcgacagcGTCATCCACTTTGCTGCCCTCAAG GCCGTCGGAGAGTCGGGCGATATTCCCCTCGAGTACTACCGCGTCAATGTGGGCGGTAGCAttgccctcctccgctccATGGAGCGCCACGGCGTCTCCAACatcgtcttctcctcctcggcgaccgTCTACGGCGACGCCACCCGCTTCCCCAACATGATTCCCATCCCCGAGCACTGCCCCATTGGCCCGACCAACACGTACGGCCGCACAAAGTCCATGATCGAGGACGTCATCACCGACTTCATCAAGGCCCAGCGCAACACCCTGCAAAAGGCGGGCAAGCCCCACGAGCAGTGGAACGGCGCCCTGCTACGCTACTTCAACCCCTGCGGCGCGCACCCCAGCGGTATCATGGGCGAGGACCCCCAGGGCGTGCCCTACAAcctgctgcccctgctgGGCAAGGTTGCGACCGGCGACCGCGACAAGCTGCTTGTCTTTGGCAAAG ATTACGCCTCGCGTGACGGAACCGCCATCCGTGACTACAtccacgtcgtcgacctggCGCGCGGCCACCTCGTCGCGCTCAACTACCTGCGGGAGAACAAGCCGGGCGTCAAGGCGTGGAACCTGGGCtccggccgcggcagcaccgTCTTCGAGATGATCAAGGCCTTTGGCGCCGTTGTCGGCCGCGAGTTGCCCTACGAAGTCGTGGACCGCCGGCCCGGCGATGTCCTGGACTTGACGGCCAACCCTGCGCTCGCCAACGAGGAGCTCAAGTGGAAGACGGAGCTGATGATGGAGAAGGCATGTGAGGACCTGTGGCGCTGGGTCGATAACAACCCCCAAGGCTACCGCCAGGAACCGCCGGCGAAGCTGCTGGACGCGGTCAAGGCGAAAAAGGCTTAA
- a CDS encoding uncharacterized protein (EggNog:ENOG503PHCW) has product MPTAAEYLGYSLINLGPLTTTFTAAPSCATSLDYKWIASQHQGDSEAQIYGYPTCGAPKFEGCIPNGKEWDSSLAKLSATPHNGNVMYRSPGIYCPSGWTTAGTIVGGGASGRSASGVFTALQSDDEPDGGVRHVSMIEAYVKPLEESETLAWCCPSGWKADSAAFCSSSIGPLSHSYSEVCLVLIPTEDVVTVTSFQGASLTQPVVLITGTDTSYRTKTRKIDPSDTSGLTVVTAAPVVALVYQKSDKAQQRTHSGSTAASGQQSGSATAESDEKDAAPNIRPSLFGVVTGALVSALLGAGQFT; this is encoded by the exons ATGCCCACCGCAGCCGAGTATCTGGGCTACAGCCTCATCAATCTCGGaccgctgacgacgaccttCACCGCCGCTCCGTCGTGTGCCACCAGCCTAGACTACAAATGGATCGCCTCGCAACATCAGGGCGATTCGGAGGCCCAGATCTATGGGTATCCGACGTGCGGTGCGCCCAAGTTCGAGGGCTGCATCCCCAACGGCAAGGAATGGGACTCGAGCCTCGCCAAACTCTCGGCAACGCCGCATAACGGCAACGTCATGTACCGCTCTCCAGGGATCTACTGCCCCTCAggctggacgacggcggggacTATTGTCGGAGGAGGCGCCTCGGGGAGGAGTGCCTCGGGGGTGTTTACCGCGCTTCAATCCGACGATGAGCCAGACGGCGGTGTCCGACACGTGTCCATGATCGAGGCGTACGTGAAGCCGCTCGAAGAATCGGAGACGTTGGCGTGGTGCTGCCCGAG CGGCTGGAAGGCGGACTCGGCGGCATTCTGTTCATCATCTATCGGCCCTCTGTCGCACAGCTACTCCGAGGTCTGCCTGGTCCTGATCCCAACCGAAGACGTTGTCACGGTGACGAGCTTCCAGGGCGCGTCCCTGACGCAACCCGTCGTTCTCATCACCGGGACGGACACGAGCTACCGCACGAAGACGCGCAAGATCGACCCCTCCGACACGTCGGGCCTGACTGTTGTGACGGCTGCGCCCGTGGTGGCTCTCGTGTACCAAAAGTCGGACAAGGCCCAACAACGGACGCACAGCgggtcgacggccgcctcggggCAGCAAAGTGGCAGTGCCACGGCAGAGTCAGACGAGAAAGATGCAGCTCCCAATATCAGGCCAAGTCTGTTTGGGGTCGTAACAGGCGCACTCGTCTCGGCTTTGCTGGGCGCTGGTCAATTCACTTAA
- the ESF1 gene encoding pre-rRNA-processing protein esf1 (COG:S~EggNog:ENOG503NU82~BUSCO:EOG09261FAX) yields the protein MKGQKKDAASSAGRIADARFASFETDPRFRLPSKKRTKTTLDKRFAGMLNDDDFTATARVDRYGRKVKSDAKKKALQRLYQAEDDQDKDHDSQNSEDDDDEVDDDELVQRELREAHEKSNLKKHDPARDGGFSSSESDADSDDSDADSDDSDEEDEEAAVETEGDMQRFQDDQAEVESGEVTNRIAIVNLDWDHVKSTDLMALFSSFIPPNSGRILNISVYPSEFGKERMQQEELEGPPKELFKNEAKDEDDSSDEDDSGSDDSDSESADERIKKELMKEGNDQDFDSDALRSYQLDRLRYYYAVMVCSSPETAQLIYEATDGTEYQSSSNFIDLRFIPDDVTFDDEPRDVCDKVPSTYKPVDFVTNALQSSKVKLTWDMHPEEASRKDALKRAFSGSRAELEENDLRAYLASDTEDDDEVDEAAECGGEDAAAAAAAEPKLSKKELARKKMREALGLTDEPTTKASKDGPIGEMEITFAPALAESKAKSSEQEETTIEKYKRKEKERKERKRQAAKAKRTDHEDDVEEPKVDRVETGDDLGFDDPFFTTEDAAPVSKSSVRKEERLKKRQAREAAEAESAQQKAQLSKVMAEGGDGDQADHLDHFDMNEIMRAEKKKSKKGKKGKSKGGDERGGLQEDFAMDVGDDRFKAVFDSHEFAIDPSNPKFKATGGMKQLLEEGRKKRKAGGDGDERGSKKSKKNRR from the coding sequence ATGAAAGGCCAAAAGAAGGATGCAGCCTCGTCTGCGGGCCGCATCGCGGATGCGCGATTCGCAAGCTTCGAAACGGACCCGCGGTTCCGCTTGCCGTCCAAGAAGCGAACAAAAACGACCCTCGACAAGCGCTTTGCCGGCATGCTcaatgacgacgacttcACTGCGACCGCCCGGGTAGACCGTTATGGTCGCAAGGTCAAGTCTGacgcgaagaagaaggccctTCAGCGGTTGTATCAGGCCGAAGATGACCAAGACAAAGACCACGACTCGCAAAACTctgaagacgacgacgacgaggttgacgatgacgagctcgTTCAACGAGAGCTGAGAGAAGCGCACGAGAAGTCGAACCTGAAGAAACACGACCCTGCGCGAGATGGCGGCTtctcgtcgtccgagtcagacgccgactcggacgatTCTGAcgccgactcggacgattctgacgaggaagacgaagaggcggcggtcgagacCGAAGGCGACATGCAGCGCTTCCAAGACGACCAAGCTGAAGTAGAGAGCGGCGAGGTCACGAACCGCATAGCCATTGTCAACCTTGACTGGGATCACGTCAAGTCGACCGACCTAATGGCTCTCTTCTCCAGCTTCATCCCACCCAACTCCGGCCGAATACTCAACATCTCTGTATACCCCAGTGAGTTCGGCAAAGAGCGCATGCAACAGGAAGAGCTCGAAGGTCCGCCCAAGGAGCTTTTCAAGAAtgaggccaaggacgaggacgatagtagcgacgaggacgataGCGGCAGTGACGACAGCGATAGCGAAAGCGCCGACGAAAGGATCAAAAAGGAGCTCATGAAGGAGGGCAACGACCAAGACTTTGACAGCGACGCCTTGCGATCGTACCAGCTGGATCGCCTGCGCTACTACTATGCCGTCATGGTCTGCTCGAGCCCTGAGACGGCACAATTAATCTATGAGGCGACCGACGGCACAGAATACCAGTCTTCCTCCAACTTCATCGACCTGCGCTTCATTCCCGATGATGTCACTTTTGATGACGAGCCCAGAGACGTGTGCGACAAGGTCCCCAGCACGTACAAGCCCGTAGACTTCGTCACAAACGCGCTGCAGAGTTCCAAGGTGAAACTCACGTGGGATATGCACCCGGAGGAGGCGTCCCGCAAGGATGCCCTCAAGCGAGCGTTTAGCGGAAGCCGAGCCGAGCTGGAAGAGAACGACCTGCGCGCCTATTTGGCAAGCGACacagaagacgacgacgaggtggacGAAGCTGCcgagtgcggcggcgaggatgcggctgctgctgctgccgctgaaCCTAAACTGTCAAAGAAGGAACTGGCGCGCAAGAAGATGCGCGAGGCGCTCGGTCTGACGGATGAGCCGACGACCAAGGCTTCCAAGGATGGACCGATTGGAGAGATGGAAATCACTTTTGCACCCGCCCTCGCAGAAAGTAAAGCCAAGAGCTCTGAACAGGAGGAGACCACCATCGAAAAGTACAAGCGCAAGGAAAAGGAGCGCAAGGAACGGAAACGACAGGCGGCTAAGGCGAAGCGGACAGACCACGAGgatgacgtcgaggagcCCAAGGTGGATCGCGTGGAAACTGGCGATGATCTTGGCTTTGATGATCCCTTCTTCACCACTGAGGACGCCGCCCCTGTGTCCAAGTCATCCGTTCGCAAGGAGGAGCGACTTAAGAAACGCCAAGCCCGGGAGGCTGCCGAAGCAGAGTCGGCCCAGCAAAAGGCCCAGCTCAGCAAAGTCATGGCAGaaggcggtgacggtgaccAGGCCGATCACCTGGATCACTTTGACATGAACGAAATCATGCgcgcggagaagaagaagagcaagaagggcaagaagggcaagagcAAGGGTGGCGACGAACGCGGCGGATTGCAGGAGGACTTTGCCAtggacgtgggcgacgaccgTTTCAAGGCTGTTTTTGACAGCCACGAGTTCGCCATCGACCCGTCCAACCCCAAGTTCAAGGCTACGGGTGGCATGAAGCAACTGCTGGAAGAAGGAcggaagaagagaaaggccggcggcgacggcgacgaacgGGGCAGCAAGAAGTCCAAAAAGAACCGAAGGTAA
- the YPD1_2 gene encoding Phosphorelay intermediate protein (COG:T~EggNog:ENOG503P5HM) produces the protein MAPPLPDMTASLQAPPLLKDEVDMTTFNQIAEIDDSGNSSFCISLYFDFFGQAEDTFKSMRSALDVQDYDRLSSLAHYIKGSSATVGLFKIHDGCERIERFSKQRVGGGAVTSPQDAQQQQSTRQIRDVLAALQEHNKRAEGAFRRHFGMKTEA, from the exons ATGGCGCCTCCGCTGCCAGAT atgacggcgtcgctgcaGGCACCCCCCTTGCTgaaggacgaggtcgacatGACCACATTCAACCAGATTGCCGAGATCGACGACTCGGGCAACAGCTCCTTTTGCATCTCGCTATACTTTGACTTCTTTGGCCAGGCCGAGGATACCTTCAAGTCGATGCGCTCTGCCCT GGACGTACAAGACTACGACAGGCTCTCCTCACTCGCGCACTACATCAAGGGCTCGTCAGCGACGGTCGGCCTCTTCAAGATCCACGACGGCTGCGAGCGTATCGAGCGCTTCAGCAAGCagcgcgtgggcggcggcgccgtgacCTCGCCGCAGGACGCTCAACAGCAACAGAGCACCCGCCAGATCCGCGACGTGCTGGCCGCGCTGCAGGAACACAACAAGAGGGCCGAGGGCGCCTTCCGGCGTCATTTTGGCATGAAGACGGAAGCGTGA
- a CDS encoding uncharacterized protein (COG:S~TransMembrane:3 (o384-404i425-445o474-494i)~EggNog:ENOG503P8AP), with protein MPPKAQGRRRQPSSKGSRRGSDASTGSGFSKPNLPGLRGTPSARRQYSYGAGAEPAPARQGSKTKGVLDLGNAVRNVIGRHDDEEAFDLVRTRSNSTVDPDEDELAGGPDMQPMAGPQGRGLFQTIQNALNGSSNSTYDADDARSFGMESDYYGDATIASTPGGMPPPPRPNHSDGTGQRRHQPLGSSPEPEPRPAYRPRLDPSRGKNGSSKNPPVRNFALPDDEDELTAESEGERDPSAKPIKLRHGAGLNAAAARRQDFVLEIPATRNGILERPNPRQTRSVDEDFEEMKRKLSRATQATVPSGFFSDKPYLPPHGANGRPSQQPPDRGQHTEKRHKNVTFAERRRWQLPWNRTTDRYDFSEGSRPAINWWQLLNPWTHVKAVAWVLLNIAQRFFAAIQGLVSGRQRRHDHPRFRPPLWQPLASFWQLLLSIWQLSVSMWRFVVDTVQSVIDFIYSLFPAGAQEHFSYYADWLPYAYGIIIAVALGIILSSVRSQTWRRGAGDDMWEPTDGGSRWSLPRFPSISRVSVPSLSIPSLSIPSLSIPSLSLPSMSWSSSSRRWEDIIQDDLNDITPAKVEQILKKMGRNMDALGSADQLHETAIKRLETIVPSVVHMELKDGRPVVAPDFYHALRDLMRQDELILTFDMERGDFDATSERQWKAILARLSNDPSSSTNGGSNSSGKGSSAEPSSGTWESWLKENQARVQKMIGSEAQNKTKSAETEGKSGTTYPDGKVVGRDEYMKHLKNEVATLRADMRAEVEEMRPKMEKLVRDAIELAKGENGMTRAEITALVNGLVRRGVSDINLQAVANGKIHAHWDADLKNQVNYFSIGTGAVADPRHSSPIYDPFSSQYFSLEDQRYASVHKPLGPLAALMPWKDVGDCFCAARSRSRRGNPHGASLAVLLAYRVIPQHIVIEHILPGATPEPGARPRDIEVYGDFPDGALRSRVRDYSYTHFPNPPTSNLDWDYTPADLPERFVKIAQFVYQGAEVHDGVHVQRLSTELLTLGAATDHVVVRAVSNYGARNQTCFYRVRLYGENIDLAEADAGRRMKNGDGGHEGLLGGISWLKRPW; from the exons ATGCCTCCCAAAGCTcagggacgacggcgtcagCCCTCCTCCAAAGGCTCCAGAAGAGGCTCAGATGCATCGACCGGCTCTGGCTTTTCCAAGCCAAACTTACCAGGGCTCCGGGGAACGCCTAGTGCGCGCCGACAGTACTCCtatggcgccggcgctgaaCCCGCTCCCGCGCGGCAGGGGAGCAAGACCAAAGGTGTACTGGACCTGGGCAACGCCGTCCGCAATGTCATAGGCCGtcacgatgatgaggaagcGTTCGACTTGGTACGGACCCGTTCGAACAGTACCGTGGACCCAGATGAGGATGAGTTGGCCGGTGGTCCTGACATGCAAC CCATGGCTGGGCCCCAGGGCCGCGGGCTGTTCCAGACTATACAGAACGCCCTCAATGGTTCGTCTAACAGCACGtatgacgccgacgacgcccgcagTTTCGGCATGGAGAGCGACTACTACGGGGACGCAACGATAGCATCGACCCCTGGTGGCATGCCGCCCCCTCCGCGGCCGAACCACTCTGATGGCACTGGGCAGAGGCGGCATCAGCCTCTAGGCAGCTCTCCGGAGCCAGAACCGAGGCCAGCGTACCGTCCCAGACTTGACCCATCTAGGGGCAAGAACGGGTCTTCAAAAAATCCGCCTGTGCGAAATTTCGCCTTGCcggacgatgaggatgaaCTAACCGCAGAGAGTGAGGGCGAGCGAGATCCTTCCGCCAAGCCCATCAAGCTCCGACACGGGGCAGGGCTTaacgcggcggcagcgaggcgtcaAGACTTCGTATTAGAGATCCCTGCCACTCGCAATGGAATCCTGGAGCGTCCCAATCCACGTCAAACACGAAGCGTGGATGAAGACTTCGAAGAAATGAAACGCAAACTGAGCCGCGCCACACAGGCAACGGTGCCGTCGGGTTTCTTCTCGGACAAGCCGTATCTCCCGCCCCACGGCGCAAACGGACGGCCATCGCAACAGCCTCCAGATCGGGGTCAGCATACGGAGAAGCGACACAAAAACGTGACCTTTGCGGAGCGACGTCGATGGCAATTGCCATGGAACCGGACGACCGATCGATATGACTTCTCTGAGGGCAGCAGACCAGCTATTAACTGGTGGCAGCTGCTCAATCCGTGGACCCACGTCAAAGCCGTCGCCTGGGTCCTCCTAAACATAGCTCAACGCTTCTTTGCCGCAATTCAAGGCCTTGTTAGCgggcgccaacgtcgccATGACCATCCACGATTTCGCCCTCCGCTGTGGCAGCCTCTCGCCAGCTTCTGGCAACTTCTCCTTAGCATATGGCAACTCAGCGTCAGCATGTggcgcttcgtcgtcgacacggtGCAGTCTGTCATCGACTTCATATACTCTCTTTTCCCGGCTGGGGCGCAAGAGCACTTTTCATATTACGCTGACTGGCTGCCGTACGCTTATGGCATCATCATTGCCGTGGCCCTTGGCATCATACTTTCGAGTGTTCGCTCCCAAACctggaggcgcggcgccggggatGACATGTGGGAGCCGACCGACGGTGGCTCTCGCTGGTCGCTTCCTCGCTTTCCGTCTATATCCCGCGTCTCCGTGCCGTCCCTGTCGATTCCTTCCCTGTCGATTCCATCCCTATCGATTCCGTCCCTCTCACTTCCTTCCATGTcatggtcgtcgtcatcacgcCGGTGGGAAGATATTATCCAAGACGATCTCAATGATATAACGCCCGCAAAAGTCGAGCAGATTCTGAAGAAGATGGGTCGGAACATGGACGCGCTTGGCTCAGCGGATCAGCTTCACGAGACCGCTATCAAGAGGCTCGAGACAATCGTCCCCAGTGTTGTGCATATGGAACTGAAggacggccggcccgtcgtcgcacCAGACTTCTACCACGCACTTAGAGACTTGATGCGTCAGGATGAATTAATACTGACATTTGACATGGAGCGCGGCGATTTCGATGCCACGTCTGAGCGGCAGTGGAAGGCGATCCTGGCTCGCTTGAGCAATGACCCATCTTCATCTACAAATGGTGGTAGCAACAGCTCGGGGAAAGGCTCCTCCGCTGAGCCTTCATCAGGGACATGGGAGAGCTGGCTTAAGGAAAACCAGGCCAGAGTGCAGAAGATGATTGGGTCCGAAGCGCAAAACAAGACCAAGTCGGCAGAGACCGAGGGCAAGTCGGGCACCACGTATcccgacggcaaggtcgtGGGCCGCGACGAGTACATGAAGCACCTGAAGAACGAGGTGGCGACGCTGCGGGCCGATATGCGGGCAGAAGTTGAGGAGATGCGGCCGAAGATGGAGAAGCTGGttcgcgacgccatcgaaCTCGCCAAAGGAGAAAATGGCATGACACGGGCCGAGATCACTGCTCTCGTCAATGGTCTCGTTCGCCGCGGCGTGTCGGATATCAAcctgcaggccgtcgccaacggcaagaTCCACGCCCATTGGGACGCAGACCTCAAGAACCAGGTCAACTACTTCTccatcggcaccggcgccgtcgccgaccccaGGCATTCCTCTCCGATATACGACCCCTTTTCCAGTCAGTACTTCTCCCTCGAGGACCAAAGGTACGCCAGCGTACACAAACCCCTGGGACCCCTCGCGGCCCTCATGCCGTGGAAGGACGTGGGCGACTGCTtttgcgccgcccgctcgcgaTCCCGTCGCGGCAACCCGCAcggcgcctcgctcgccgtgCTGCTCGCCTACCGCGTCATCCCGCAGCACATCGTCATCGAGCACATCCTCCCCGGCGCTACCCCCGAGCCGGGCGCTCGCCCCCGCGACATCGAGGTCTATGGCGACTTCCCCGACGGGGCGCTGCGGTCGCGCGTACGCGACTATTCCTACACGCACTTCCCCAATCCACCCACCTCCAACCTCGACTGGGACTACACGCCAGCCGACCTGCCCGAGCGGTTCGTCAAGATTGCTCAGTTTGTTTAccagggcgccgaggtgcaCGACGGCGTGCACGTCCAACGCCTCAGCACGGAGCTGCTCACGCTCGGTGCCGCGACggaccacgtcgtcgtccgcgccgtcagcaACTACGGCGCCAGGAACCAGACGTGCTTCTACAGGGTGCGCCTCTACGGCGAGAATatcgacctcgccgaggcggatgccgggcggcggatgaagaacggcgacggcggccatgaggggctgctgggcggtATCTCGTGGCTGAAGCGCCCGTGGTGA
- the DBP4 gene encoding RNA helicase (EggNog:ENOG503NU3N~COG:A~BUSCO:EOG09260YMF) — protein MATRNPKRQSLPHKQGKTEIRQQKRKRDQDDLQHLETAVAQLDPNSTDIKAFADLPLSQATAKGLKASHFQTLTDVQQRAIPLGLKGRDILGAAKTGSGKTLAFLVPVLEKLNRAQWTEFDGLGALVISPTRELAVQIFEVLRKIGRYHSFSAGLVIGGKSLKEEAERLSKMNILVCTPGRMLQHLDQTAGFDADNLQILVLDEADRIMDMGFRSAVDALVEHLPKTRQTLMFSATQSKKVSDLARLSLKEPEYVSVHEAATTATPTNLQQHYITTPLPEKLDTLYGFIKANLKSKIIVFLSSGKQVRFVYESFRHLQPGIPLLHLHGRQKQVARLEITSRFTAAKQTCLFATDVVARGIDFPAVDWVIQADCPEDVDTYIHRVGRTARYESNGRAVLFLDPSEEPGMIKRLEQKKIPIQRVNVKEKKKRSIKNDLQNMCFQNPDLKYLGQKAFISYTRAIHLQKDKEIFKLNKLDLDGFAAALGLPGTPQIRFQKGEDVKKIKNAPRDGMSSGSESEMDLDGEKPKKKKNEVRTKYDKMFERQNQDVLSSHYSKLVLDGAKQAQDDSDDDDFLAVKRRLNDEDLDKEAGKGHIGGAKVIHGLGGEEPFVVDSKRREKALQSKKKMLKYRGNPSKLVFDEDGNAHEIYELQNEEEFKQQGPVDELRQQFVESESARVREADVDDKQLARQRKREKREKRKAREAAELAGLDGREAGSDDDEAPRLVSAGDAADEDPLALLRSLPVGGDDDGEDSGAEPPRKKAKKWFQRDDDSDADSDREARERSKAKSKPKTKTKGKGKVFEVADEPETLEDLEALATGLLDG, from the coding sequence atGGCGACACGAAACCCCAAGCGGCAATCGCTGCCGCACAAGCAGGGGAAGACGGAGATTCGCCAGCAAAAAAGAAAACGAGACCAAGACGACCTACAACACCTGGAGACCGCCGTTGCCCAGCTCGACCCCAACTCGACCGACATCAAGGCCTTTGCCGACCTCCCGCTCTCGCAGGCCACAGCCAAGGGCCTGAAGGCGTCGCACTTCCAGACTCTGACTGAtgtccagcagcgcgccaTCCCGCTCGGCCTCAAGGGCCGCGACATTCTCGGCGCGGCCAAgaccggcagcggcaagacgcTGGCCTTTCTCGTCCCCGTCCTTGAGAAGCTGAACCGCGCGCAATGGACAGAAttcgacggcctcggcgccctcgtcatctCCCCGACCCGTGAGCTCGCCGTCCAAATATTCGAAGTCCTGAGGAAGATCGGGCGCTATCACAGCTTctcggccggcctcgtcatcggcggcaagAGCCTCAAGGAAGAGGCCGAGCGGCTGTCAAAGATGAACATCCTCGTCTGCACCCCCGGGCGCATGCTGCAGCATCTGGACCAGACGGCTGGCTTTGACGCAGACAACCTGCAGATTctggtcctcgacgaggccgaccgTATCATGGATATGGGCTTCCggtccgccgtcgacgccctcgtcgagcacctGCCCAAGACGCGGCAGACGCTCATGTTCAGTGCCACACAGAGCAAAAAGGTCTCAGACCTGGCGCGATTGAGTCTCAAAGAGCCCGAATACGTTTCCGTgcacgaggcggcgaccACGGCCACCCCGACGAACCTCCAGCAGCACTACATTacgacgcccctccccgaAAAACTCGATACCCTATATGGCTTCATCAAGGCCAACCTGAAGAGCAAGATCATTGTCTTTCTGAGTTCAGGAAAGCAAGTACGTTTTGTGTACGAGAGCTTTCGACACCTGCAACCCGGTATTCCCCTGCTGCATCTCCACGGCAGGCAAAAGCAAGTCGCGCGGTTAGAAATCACCTCGCGATTCACAGCGGCCAAGCAGACATGTCTTTTTGCGACCGACGTTGTCGCTCGAGGCATTGACTTTCCCGCCGTGGATTGGGTGATTCAGGCCGACTGCCCAGAGGACGTCGACACATATATCCACCGTGTAGGCCGTACAGCCCGCTACGAGAGCAATGGGCGTGCCGTGCTGTTCCTCGACCCGAGCGAAGAGCCCGGCATGATAAAGAGATTGGAACAGAAGAAGATTCCCATTCAAAGGGTGAAtgtcaaggagaagaagaagcgcagcATCAAGAACGACCTTCAAAACATGTGCTTCCAAAACCCCGACCTCAAGTACCTTGGTCAAAAAGCGTTCATAAGTTACACCCGCGCCATTCATCTGCAAAAAGACAAGGAGATTTTCAAACTCAACAAGCTGGACTTGGATGggttcgccgccgcattGGGTCTCCCGGGAACGCCGCAAATCAGGTTTCAGAAGGGCGAGGATGTCAAGAAAATCAAGAACGCGCCCCGAGATGGCATGTCAAGCGGCTCCGAGTCGGAGATGGACTTGGACGGGGAGAagccaaagaagaagaagaacgagGTCCGGACAAAGTACGACAAGATGTTTGAGCGACAGAACCAGGACGTCCTGTCGAGCCACTACTCCAAGCTTGTCCTCGACGGGGCCAAGCAGGCGCAGGATGattccgacgacgacgacttcctGGCCGTCAAGCGTCgcctcaacgacgaggacctggacAAGGAAGCCGGCAAGGGCCACATCGGCGGAGCCAAGGTCATTCACGGGCTTGGCGGTGAAGAGCCCTTCGTCGTGGACTCGAAGCGCCGCGAAAAGGCGCTCCagtccaagaagaagatgctCAAGTACAGGGGCAACCCGAGCAAACTCGTgttcgacgaggacgggaaCGCCCACGAGATTTACGAGCTGCAGAACGAGGAGGAGTTCAAGCAACagggccccgtcgacgagctgcggcaACAATTTGTCGAAAGCGAGTCAGCGCGCGTCCGCGAagccgacgtggacgacaAGCAGCTCGCTCGGCAGCGCAAGCGCGAGAAGCGCGAGAAGAGGAAGGCGAGGGAGGCTGcggagctcgccggcctggacggacgcgaggcaggcagcgacgacgacgaggccccgCGACTGGTGTccgctggcgacgccgcggacgaggaccCGCTGGCACTGCTGCGGTCGCTCCCCGtgggtggcgacgacgatggcgaagaCTCCGGggcggagccgccgcgcaagaaggccaagaagtGGTtccagcgcgacgacgactcggatGCCGACTCGGAccgcgaggcgcgcgagaggAGCAAGGCCAAGTCCAAGCCGAAGACCAAGAcaaagggcaagggcaaggtctTTGAGGTTGCGGACGAGCCCGAGACGCTGGAGGACCTGGAGGCCCTGGCGACGGGTCTGCTGGATGGGTGA